Proteins from a genomic interval of Vanacampus margaritifer isolate UIUO_Vmar chromosome 4, RoL_Vmar_1.0, whole genome shotgun sequence:
- the LOC144050575 gene encoding histamine H2 receptor, with the protein MNASLNFSSADFDHRSVKVSVIIVLGVMITLGNIAVLLVITSSVAGWSRSSRYFLLSLTAADSAFGLLVMPLNLWVSLLKDYTDGPDQLCHLVAFCNATVYSTCMYTLAAISLERYIAVLYPLKYSSMMTRRRTLLLIAFSWCFPPCLLAPICFPDGIIEVHFSTASLVCNPSYSTNVGYSLSLACVIFFPCSAVMTYANMRVWCAARRQSRKLRQLERVHRRRHNVASRVLVPVMAAYFTCWTPCMAAMIYNALSGSSVPEWIEFVVVWLPTSNGFLNCIFYFWINKSFRHKFHLIMHRLAHALCPALVSTLGCCRPPSIPFGSGFLDNNNRVHERSSSVSSTCTLMTIA; encoded by the exons ATGAACGCCTCACTTAACTTCTCCAGCGCGGACTTTGACCACCGCTCCGTCAAGGTGAGCGTCATCATCGTGCTGGGGGTAATGATCACTTTGGGGAACATCGCGGTCCTGCTGGTGATCACGTCCTCAGTGGCCGGCTGGTCGAGGAGCTCCCGCTACTTCCTGCTCTCTCTCACGGCCGCGGACTCCGCCTTCGGGCTGCTGGTCATGCCCTTGAACTTGTGGGTGAGTCTCCTCAAGGACTACACCGATGGGCCCGACCAGCTGTGTCACCTGGTGGCCTTTTGCAACGCTACCGTGTACTCCACGTGCATGTACACGCTGGCCGCCATCAGCCTGGAGAGGTACATCGCTGTCCTCTACCCCCTCAAGTACTCGTCCATGATGACCAGAAGGCGGACTTTGCTCCTGATCGCCTTCTCCTGGTGCTTCCCGCCGTGCCTCTTGGCGCCGATATGCTTCCCGGATGGCATCATCGAGGTCCACTTCTCCACCGCCTCGCTGGTCTGCAATCCGTCCTACTCCACCAACGTGGGCTACTCGCTGAGCTTGGCCTGCGTCATCTTCTTTCCGTGCTCTGCGGTCATGACCTACGCCAACATGAGAGTGTGGTGCGCCGCCCGGAGACAGAGCCGCAAACTGCGCCAGTTGGAGCGCGTGCACCGGAGGAGACACAACGTGGCCTCCAGGGTGCTGGTGCCCGTCATGGCGGCTTACTTTACTTGCTGGACGCCGTGCATGGCAGCTATGATCTACAATG CTCTGTCGGGTAGTTCTGTCCCAGAGTGGATCGAATTTGTGGTGGTTTGGCTGCCAACGTCCAATGGTTTCCTCAACTGCATCTTCTACTTCTGGATCAACAAAAGCTTCCGACACAAATTCCACCTCATCATGCACAGACTGGCTCACGCTCTCTGTCCGGCATTGGTCAGCACTCTGGGATGCTGCAGACCACCCTCCATTCCGTTTGGATCGGGCTTTCTGGATAACAACAACAGAGTTCATGAGCGCTCGTCCAGTGTTTCCTCCACCTGCACGCTGATGACGATAGCCTAG